The following are encoded in a window of Castanea sativa cultivar Marrone di Chiusa Pesio chromosome 5, ASM4071231v1 genomic DNA:
- the LOC142636558 gene encoding protein ACCELERATED CELL DEATH 6-like produces MASTISSTPDEIPQRKVPMDDVTIDAEMKKDLPEVKVAKNPSVMPVPKFFLPPKPMGNMAQNGRRAGLPKSNSFDDEFDDDEFDDDYSDDDEFFTATSMNPELFKALKGGNIAFIEKARDMESSHLFDTSPKLNTILHVAASSGHEKVVKVILETKGCQQLVMRKNSAGDLALHVAASAGHLPIVKLLLSASYQHLEESQCSFEPLKEQNKRGNTPLHLALINKYQEVTSKIKYNEVARFLVETEPVVTCSSINKENKSPLYMAAEAGDVELLEIMLNKLPCLQKVAGKSIVHPTISCAFTTKNIGILDTVLRKMPHLITNQDNTGMTPLSHAASIGFLDGVQYLLEKASDCAYKIDLNGFYPIHTASKKGHIEVIEFFLNQYPDMSELLNRNGQNILHVAAVSGKAKAVAYMLKRDDLEMLINEKDNYGNTPLHLASKERHPKVVSILTWDKRASLKLLNNVGKTALDVAGDYSPVGFPSFREQLTRQALRYAGAPRAPRSSTSKNMQIMMPHMKLHSDKDRVGTLLLVAALVATVTFAAAFTVPGGYNGFGGVATFLEKQMFQVFVICNTIAMYSAIAVVVTLIWAQLGDLNFIIAALKFAVPIFGLALTMVSVAFMVGNYLVLRNLNWLAYLVLIIGSFVHLTLLILFSPLCFPSSLHRRFLRYILHYPFCLLIKVTRSDTDDRKEE; encoded by the exons ATGGCAAGTACAATCTCCAGCACCCCCGATGAGATCCCACAGAGAAAGGTGCCAATGGACGATGTTACCATTGATGCTGAAATGAAGAAAGATCTCCCGGAGGTTAAGGTAGCTAAAAACCCATCGGTGATGCCAGTGCCCAAATTTTTCCTTCCTCCGAAACCAATGGGGAACATGGCACAAAACGGTAGGCGCGCTGGGTTGCCAAAGTCCaattcttttgatgatgaatttgatgatgatgaatttgatgatgattattcCGATGATGATGAGTTCTTCACAGCTACAAGCATGAATCCAGAATTGTTCAAGGCTTTAAAAGGTGGTAACATTGCCTTCATAGAAAAAGCACGAGATATGGAATCTTCTCACCTCTTCGACACAAGCCCCAAGTTAAATACAATCCTTCATGTTGCAGCAAGCTCGGGCCATGAGAAGGTTGTAAAAGTGATTCTGGAGACCAAAGGGTGCCAACAACTTGTCATGAGAAAGAACTCCGCTGGTGACCTTGCTCTGCATGTTGCTGCAAGTGCTGGGCATCTTCCTATAGTTAAACTTCTGCTTTCAGCATCATACCAGCATCTGGAGGAATCTCAATGTAGTTTCGAACCACTGAAGGAGCAAAACAAGAGGGGGAATACTCCACTGCACTTGGCCTTGATAAACAAGTACCAAGAGGTGACCTCCAAAATCAAGTACAATGAGGTGGCCAGATTCTTGGTTGAGACAGAACCAGTGGTGACCTGTTCTTCGATAAATAAGGAAAACAAGTCTCCTCTATATATGGCGGCCGAAGCAGGAGATGTTGAACTTTTGGAGATCATGTTGAATAAACTCCCTTGCCTGCAAAAAGTGGCTGGCAAATCGATTGTGCACCCTACCATTTCCTGTGCCTTCACTACAAAGAACATAG GTATCCTAGATACCGTTTTGAGAAAAATGCCACATCTCATCACGAATCAAGATAATACAGGGATGACTCCCCTTTCCCATGCGGCAtcaataggattccttgacggGGTTCAGTACTTATTAGAAAAAGCATCAGACTGCGCATATAAAATTGACCTGAATGGCTTTTATCCAATTCACACAGCTTCCAAAAAAGGACATATCGaggtaattgaattttttctaaatcaatATCCGGATATGAGTGAGTTGCTCAACCGAAACGGTCAGAACATTTTGCATGTAGCTGCTGTGAGTGGGAAAGCCAAAGCGGTAGCTTATATGCTCAAAAGAGATGACCTTGAAATGCTTATCAATGAAAAAGACAATTATGGAAACACTCCTTTGCATTTGGCCTCCAAGGAAAGGCATCCTAAGGTAGTGAGCATTTTAACATGGGACAAAAGAGCAAGCTTGAAGTTGTTAAATAATGTAGGCAAGACAGCTCTCGACGTTGCTGGTGATTATAGTCCTGTGGGGTTTCCCTCATTTCGAGAG CAATTGACACGGCAAGCCTTGAGATATGCCGGCGCCCCACGAGCTCCTCGAAGCAGTACGAGCAAGAACATGCAAATTATGATGCCTCATATGAAGCTACACAGCGACAAGGACAGAGTTGGCACTCTCTTGTTGGTTGCAGCCCTCGTGGCTACTGTAACCTTTGCAGCGGCTTTCACCGTGCCCGGTGGTTACAACGGCTTTGGAGGTGTGGCAACTTTTCTAGAAAAGCAGATGTTCCAAGTGTTCGTAATTTGCAACACCATAGCTATGTATAGTGCCATTGCTGTTGTTGTCACTCTCATCTGGGCACAACTCGGTGATCTTAACTTCATTATTGCTGCCTTGAAGTTCGCTGTGCCAATTTTTGGGTTAGCTCTAACAATGGTCTCCGTAGCATTCATGGTAGGCAATTATCTAGTATTAAGAAACCTCAACTGGCTTGCCTATCTAGTTTTAATCATTGGCTCATTCGTCCACCTTACTCTCTTGATACTGTTTTCTCCACTTTGTTTTCCCAGTTCCTTACACCGTCGTTTTCTTCGCTACATCCTTCACTACCCATTTTGCCTTTTGATAAAAGTTACTAGGAGTGACACTGATGATAGGAAAGAAGAATAA